From a single Pseudomonas sp. A34-9 genomic region:
- a CDS encoding SDR family NAD(P)-dependent oxidoreductase has protein sequence MQIENKVFIVTGGASGLGAATAELLVSAGAKVMLVDMNADAVAAQAQRLGAQSVVADISNEAAAEAAVQATVAAFGSVNGLVNCAGIVRGEKILGKNGPHALSSFAQVINVNLIGSFNMLRLAAAAIAESEANADGERGVIINTASVAAFDGQIGQAAYSASKGAIASLTLPAARELARFGIRVMTIAPGIFETPMMAGMTPEVRESLAAGVPFPPRLGKPAEYAALVRHIIENSMLNGEVIRLDGALRMAAK, from the coding sequence ATGCAGATCGAGAACAAGGTTTTTATCGTCACTGGCGGCGCCTCCGGCCTCGGTGCCGCCACCGCTGAGTTGCTGGTCAGTGCCGGCGCCAAAGTGATGCTGGTGGACATGAATGCCGACGCGGTCGCCGCGCAGGCCCAGCGTCTGGGCGCACAGAGTGTCGTCGCCGACATCAGCAACGAAGCCGCCGCCGAAGCCGCCGTGCAGGCGACGGTCGCAGCGTTTGGCAGCGTCAACGGTCTGGTCAACTGCGCCGGCATCGTCCGTGGCGAGAAGATCCTCGGCAAAAACGGCCCGCATGCGCTGAGCAGTTTCGCGCAAGTGATCAACGTCAACCTGATCGGCAGCTTCAATATGCTGCGCCTGGCCGCTGCGGCGATTGCCGAATCCGAGGCGAACGCAGACGGCGAGCGCGGTGTGATCATCAACACCGCATCGGTCGCGGCGTTCGACGGTCAGATCGGGCAAGCCGCGTATTCTGCTTCCAAAGGCGCGATCGCCAGCCTGACGCTGCCCGCCGCCCGCGAACTGGCGCGCTTCGGCATCCGCGTGATGACCATCGCCCCGGGCATTTTCGAAACGCCGATGATGGCCGGCATGACCCCGGAAGTCCGCGAATCGCTGGCCGCCGGCGTACCGTTCCCGCCGCGTCTGGGCAAGCCCGCCGAGTACGCCGCACTGGTTCGGCATATCATCGAAAACAGCATGCTCAACGGCGAGGTGATCCGTCTCGACGGTGCCTTGCGCATGGCCGCCAAGTAA
- a CDS encoding AraC family transcriptional regulator: protein MSEKDTIAVQLVREALLQSCAPGVATEEVLNKVGIDPALLQTGHGRVAASQYARLWRLLARRGDDEFFGMDPRKLKSGSLEFLCRSAMAQPTLAAGLSTGLSFLSLMLECLPAQLVHQQSLAEIVLLEDDREPRRAFTYFTYWMIVHGVACWLAGRRIPILAIELRCPEPDFTDDYRVMFSENLRFDRPRTRMIFSADCLDLPIKRTAEELKRFLALAPANILVKYRDPESLASRIKQDLRLLPAEQWPETEALAQQLCMSASTLRRRLAEEGQTYQGLKDSVRKELAIVWLAEPSISFVEIASRLGFADASSFYKAFRKWSGSNPGHYRTLILTEVV from the coding sequence ATGTCGGAAAAAGACACCATCGCCGTTCAACTGGTGCGTGAAGCACTGCTGCAAAGTTGTGCCCCGGGCGTGGCCACGGAAGAAGTCTTGAACAAGGTCGGCATTGATCCGGCGCTGCTGCAAACAGGGCACGGCCGGGTGGCGGCCTCGCAATACGCCAGGCTTTGGCGCCTGCTGGCCCGGCGCGGTGATGACGAGTTTTTCGGCATGGACCCGCGCAAGCTCAAGTCCGGCAGCCTTGAGTTCCTGTGCCGCAGCGCCATGGCGCAACCGACGCTGGCGGCGGGTTTGAGTACGGGGTTGAGCTTTCTCTCACTGATGCTCGAATGCCTGCCGGCGCAACTGGTGCACCAGCAAAGTCTGGCGGAAATCGTCCTGCTGGAAGATGACCGCGAACCGCGCCGCGCCTTTACCTATTTCACCTATTGGATGATCGTCCACGGTGTGGCCTGCTGGCTGGCGGGGCGGCGAATTCCGATTCTGGCGATTGAACTGCGCTGCCCCGAGCCGGATTTCACCGATGACTATCGGGTGATGTTCTCGGAAAACCTGCGGTTTGACCGGCCGCGAACCCGGATGATTTTCTCTGCCGATTGCCTCGATCTGCCGATCAAACGCACGGCCGAAGAGCTGAAACGCTTTCTCGCCCTGGCCCCCGCCAATATCCTGGTGAAGTACCGCGACCCGGAGAGCCTCGCCAGTCGGATCAAGCAGGATTTGCGGCTACTGCCGGCTGAGCAATGGCCGGAAACCGAGGCTTTGGCACAACAATTGTGCATGTCGGCCTCGACCTTGCGCCGGCGTCTGGCGGAGGAAGGGCAGACCTATCAGGGGCTTAAGGACAGTGTGCGCAAGGAGTTGGCTATTGTCTGGCTGGCGGAACCTTCGATCAGTTTTGTCGAGATTGCCAGTCGCTTGGGGTTTGCTGATGCCAGTTCGTTCTACAAGGCGTTTCGCAAGTGGTCGGGATCGAATCCAGGCCACTACCGCACGCTGATCCTGACTGAGGTTGTCTGA
- the efeB gene encoding iron uptake transporter deferrochelatase/peroxidase subunit — MKDLETLNLQRRRVLMGMGAAGVALAGSALSCPAMAAAPAQVTEAPSSDKTQDRHDFHGVHQTGIVTPRPASGMLVSFDVLASDREDLERLFRTLNERIAFLMKGGPVAQIDPKLPPPDSGILGPNVTPDNLTITVSVGESLFDERFGLAEAKPKRLMRMVGFPNDALEADCCHGDLSLQFCSNTADTNIHALRDIVKNLPDLLLVRWKQEGSVPPQAPAKPGVPAQSARNFLGFRDGSANPDSNDSKAMDRLVWVQPGSDEPAWAAHGSYQAVRIIRNFVERWDRTPLQEQESIIGRVKTSGAPMGAQHESEVPDYSQDPQGKLTKLDAHIRLANPRTAASQANLILRRPFNYSNGVNKNGQLDMGLLFICYQADLEKGFITVQTRLNGEPLEEYLKPVGGGYFFTLPGVTGDKDFIGRSLLNATQPKTAA, encoded by the coding sequence ATGAAAGATTTAGAAACGCTCAACCTGCAACGTCGCCGTGTCCTGATGGGCATGGGCGCCGCCGGCGTCGCTCTGGCCGGGTCCGCCCTGAGCTGCCCGGCCATGGCCGCCGCGCCCGCGCAGGTCACCGAAGCACCGAGCAGCGACAAGACCCAAGACCGCCACGATTTCCACGGCGTGCACCAGACCGGCATCGTCACCCCGCGCCCGGCCTCGGGCATGCTGGTTTCATTCGACGTGCTGGCCAGTGACCGTGAAGATCTGGAGCGGTTGTTCCGCACGCTCAATGAACGCATCGCGTTCCTGATGAAGGGTGGCCCGGTCGCACAGATCGATCCGAAACTGCCGCCGCCGGACTCCGGCATCCTCGGCCCCAACGTCACGCCGGACAACCTGACCATCACCGTCTCGGTGGGTGAATCGCTGTTCGACGAGCGCTTCGGTCTGGCCGAGGCCAAGCCCAAGCGTCTGATGCGCATGGTCGGTTTTCCCAACGATGCGCTGGAAGCCGATTGCTGCCACGGCGACTTGAGCCTGCAATTCTGCTCGAACACCGCCGACACCAACATTCACGCCCTGCGCGACATTGTCAAAAACCTGCCCGACCTGTTGCTGGTGCGCTGGAAGCAGGAAGGCAGCGTGCCGCCGCAAGCCCCGGCGAAACCGGGTGTGCCAGCGCAATCGGCGCGTAATTTCCTCGGCTTCCGTGATGGTTCGGCCAACCCCGACTCCAACGACAGTAAAGCCATGGATCGTCTGGTCTGGGTGCAACCGGGCAGCGATGAGCCGGCCTGGGCTGCCCATGGCAGTTACCAGGCGGTGCGGATCATCCGCAATTTCGTCGAGCGCTGGGACCGCACGCCGTTGCAGGAACAGGAAAGCATCATCGGCCGGGTCAAGACCAGCGGCGCGCCGATGGGTGCGCAGCATGAGAGTGAAGTCCCGGATTACAGCCAAGACCCGCAAGGCAAACTGACCAAACTCGACGCGCACATTCGCCTGGCCAACCCGCGTACTGCCGCGAGTCAGGCCAACCTGATCCTGCGCCGGCCATTCAACTATTCCAACGGCGTGAACAAGAACGGCCAGCTCGACATGGGCCTGCTGTTCATCTGTTACCAGGCCGATCTGGAAAAAGGCTTTATCACCGTACAGACCCGCCTCAACGGCGAGCCGCTTGAGGAATACCTCAAGCCGGTCGGCGGCGGTTACTTCTTCACCCTGCCGGGTGTCACGGGCGACAAGGACTTCATCGGTCGCTCGCTGCTCAACGCCACTCAACCGAAAACAGCTGCATAA
- a CDS encoding acyl-CoA dehydrogenase — translation MIPDEDQTQIRDMARQFAEERLKPFAAEWDREHRFPKEAIGQMAELGFFGMLVPEQWGGCDTGYLAYAMALEEIAAGDGACSTIMSVHNSVGCVPILKFGNDDQRERFLKPLASGAMLGAFALTEPQAGSDASSLKTRARLEGDHYVLNGCKQFITSGQNAGIVIVFAVTDPSAGKRGITAFIVPTDSPGYKVARVEDKLGQHASDTCQILFEDVKVPVANRLGEEGEGYKIALANLEGGRVGIASQAVGMARAAFEAARDYARERDTFGKPIIEHQAVAFRLADMATQIAVARQMVHYAAALRDSGQPALVEASMAKLFASEMAEKVCSMALQTLGGYGYLNDFPLERIYRDVRVCQIYEGTSDIQRMVISRNL, via the coding sequence ATGATTCCCGACGAAGACCAAACCCAGATCCGCGACATGGCCCGGCAGTTCGCCGAGGAACGCCTCAAGCCGTTCGCCGCCGAGTGGGATCGCGAGCACCGTTTCCCCAAGGAAGCCATCGGTCAAATGGCTGAGCTTGGCTTCTTCGGCATGCTCGTGCCGGAGCAGTGGGGCGGTTGCGACACCGGTTACCTGGCGTACGCCATGGCCCTGGAAGAAATCGCCGCCGGTGACGGCGCCTGCTCGACGATCATGAGCGTGCACAACTCGGTCGGCTGCGTGCCGATCCTCAAGTTCGGCAACGACGATCAGCGCGAACGCTTCCTCAAGCCGCTGGCCAGCGGTGCCATGCTCGGTGCCTTTGCACTGACCGAACCGCAGGCCGGTTCCGACGCCAGCAGCCTGAAAACCCGTGCACGGCTGGAAGGTGATCACTACGTGCTGAACGGCTGCAAACAGTTCATCACCTCCGGGCAAAACGCCGGGATCGTGATTGTCTTTGCGGTGACCGACCCGAGTGCCGGCAAGCGCGGCATCACTGCGTTTATCGTGCCGACGGATTCGCCGGGCTACAAAGTCGCTCGCGTCGAAGACAAGCTCGGCCAACACGCCTCCGACACCTGCCAGATCCTCTTTGAAGACGTCAAAGTACCGGTGGCCAACCGCTTGGGCGAAGAGGGCGAGGGCTACAAGATTGCCCTGGCCAACCTCGAAGGCGGCCGTGTCGGCATCGCTTCGCAAGCGGTGGGCATGGCCCGCGCCGCATTCGAAGCGGCGCGTGATTACGCCCGTGAACGTGACACTTTCGGCAAGCCGATCATCGAGCATCAGGCAGTGGCTTTCCGCTTGGCTGACATGGCCACGCAGATCGCCGTCGCCCGGCAGATGGTGCATTACGCCGCCGCCCTGCGTGACAGCGGCCAACCGGCACTGGTCGAGGCGTCGATGGCCAAACTGTTCGCTTCGGAAATGGCCGAGAAGGTCTGTTCAATGGCGTTGCAAACCCTCGGTGGTTACGGTTACCTCAACGACTTCCCGCTGGAACGCATCTACCGCGACGTGCGCGTCTGCCAGATCTACGAAGGCACCAGCGACATTCAGCGCATGGTCATTTCGCGCAACCTATAA
- the efeO gene encoding iron uptake system protein EfeO — MSKPNTPQASPPRALRWAVAGSVVVMIAAGGLFYYASKLAAAKRQHNHDEVVVNIHPGSCEPNALTVPAGRASFRIVNRSDRAVEWEILDGVLVVEERENIAPGLSQVINANLQPGDYAITCGLLSNPRGTLHVTPTAASDAAAKAKPSMVAFVGPLSEFRVYLASQSSALIKAVTALNLAIDSGDLSQAQALYLPARAAYQRLAPAAQRLAELDNRINARADYFEKREQDPAFVGFHRLEYALFQQRKLDALTPVAQGLLSDVTTLKQQLLAQSLPPEQLVSIIVRNLNTLADVRAASGEEERYSHSDLNGFAANAQTARKVVDLLRPLLNKSAADLLPKIDQALADFDTELNSYKIKDGYASYDSVSGEQRKQIADKAQALADALDGIDPALGLSGL, encoded by the coding sequence ATGTCAAAGCCTAATACTCCTCAGGCCTCCCCTCCTCGCGCCTTGCGTTGGGCGGTGGCCGGTTCGGTGGTGGTGATGATCGCCGCCGGTGGTCTGTTTTATTACGCCTCGAAACTGGCTGCGGCCAAGCGTCAGCACAACCACGATGAAGTGGTGGTGAACATTCATCCGGGCAGTTGCGAGCCTAATGCGCTGACGGTACCGGCCGGTCGCGCCAGTTTCCGCATCGTCAACCGCTCTGATCGCGCGGTGGAATGGGAAATCCTCGACGGCGTGCTGGTTGTCGAAGAGCGCGAGAACATTGCCCCAGGCCTGAGCCAAGTGATTAACGCCAATCTGCAGCCGGGCGACTACGCCATCACCTGCGGATTGCTCAGCAACCCGCGCGGCACACTGCATGTGACGCCGACGGCTGCCTCCGATGCTGCCGCCAAAGCCAAGCCATCAATGGTCGCTTTCGTCGGCCCGTTGTCGGAATTCCGTGTTTACCTGGCGAGTCAGAGCAGTGCGCTGATCAAAGCCGTGACCGCGCTCAATCTAGCCATCGACAGCGGCGACTTGAGTCAGGCGCAAGCGCTGTACCTGCCGGCGCGCGCGGCTTATCAACGTCTGGCCCCGGCGGCTCAGCGTCTGGCGGAACTGGACAACCGCATCAACGCCCGCGCCGATTACTTCGAAAAACGCGAGCAGGATCCGGCCTTCGTTGGTTTCCACCGCCTCGAATACGCGCTGTTCCAGCAACGCAAACTCGACGCGCTGACACCGGTGGCCCAAGGCCTGCTCAGCGACGTCACCACGCTCAAACAACAACTGCTCGCGCAGAGCCTGCCACCCGAGCAACTGGTCAGCATTATTGTGCGCAACCTCAACACCCTGGCCGATGTGCGCGCCGCCAGTGGTGAAGAAGAACGCTACAGCCACAGCGACCTCAACGGTTTCGCCGCCAACGCGCAGACCGCGCGCAAAGTCGTCGATCTGCTGCGGCCGCTGCTGAACAAGTCTGCCGCCGACCTGTTGCCGAAAATCGATCAGGCACTGGCGGACTTCGACACAGAACTCAATAGCTACAAGATCAAGGACGGCTACGCCAGCTACGACTCAGTCAGCGGCGAACAACGCAAGCAGATCGCCGACAAGGCCCAGGCTCTGGCCGACGCACTGGATGGCATCGATCCCGCCCTCGGCCTTTCCGGCCTGTAA
- a CDS encoding AMP-binding protein gives MRDYLSATQQFNYQHTVDAALSGTLAALNACVECCDRHALPGRIALFWEGRDGASATYTFSDLQDKAARFANFLLAQGVQKGDKVAGLLPRNIELLITVFATWRIGAVYQPLFTAFGPKALEHRLSSSGAKVVVTDAVNRPKLAEVADCPTLVTVGGAKGQGIVRGDFSFWAELANYSNVCEPVLLTGEDPFLLMFTSGTTGPSKALSVPLKAIVAFQSYTRDAVDLRPEDSFWNVADPGWAYGIYFGVTGPLSMGHPITFYDGPFTLESTCRVINKYGITNLTGSPTAYRLLIAGGDAFAKSIKGKLRIVSSAGEPLNPEVIRWFADNLDVVIHDHYGQTELGMVLCNHHGLDHAVHVGAAGFASPGHRIVVLDDQYNELGVGQPGILAIDRPQSPMCWFGGYEGAPTKAFVGDYYLSGDTVEWNPDGSISFVGRSDDVITTSGYRVGPFDVESALIEHPAVVEAAVVGKPDPERTELVKAFVVLSAQYRAAPELAEELRQHVRKRLAAHSYPREIEFVSELPKTPSGKLQRFILRNQEIAKAQEAAAHNVSA, from the coding sequence ATGCGCGATTACTTGTCTGCTACCCAACAGTTCAACTATCAGCACACCGTGGATGCCGCGCTCAGCGGTACGCTTGCGGCGCTCAACGCCTGCGTCGAATGTTGTGACCGTCATGCCTTGCCTGGGCGCATTGCCTTGTTCTGGGAAGGCCGCGACGGTGCCAGTGCGACGTATACCTTCAGCGATCTGCAAGACAAAGCCGCGCGTTTTGCCAATTTCCTCCTCGCCCAAGGCGTGCAGAAGGGCGACAAAGTCGCCGGCCTGCTGCCGCGTAACATCGAATTGCTCATCACCGTGTTCGCCACCTGGCGCATCGGCGCGGTGTATCAACCCTTGTTCACCGCGTTCGGCCCCAAAGCCCTCGAACATCGCCTGAGCAGCTCCGGCGCCAAAGTCGTGGTGACCGATGCGGTCAATCGGCCGAAACTCGCTGAAGTCGCCGATTGCCCAACCCTCGTCACCGTCGGCGGCGCGAAAGGTCAGGGCATCGTCCGTGGCGACTTCAGCTTCTGGGCCGAACTGGCCAATTATTCCAATGTGTGTGAACCGGTACTGCTGACCGGCGAAGACCCGTTTCTGCTGATGTTCACCTCGGGCACCACCGGCCCGTCGAAAGCGCTGTCAGTGCCGCTCAAAGCCATCGTCGCGTTCCAGAGTTACACCCGCGACGCCGTCGATCTGCGCCCGGAAGACTCGTTCTGGAACGTCGCCGATCCGGGCTGGGCCTACGGCATCTACTTCGGCGTCACCGGCCCGCTGTCGATGGGCCATCCGATCACCTTTTACGATGGCCCGTTCACCCTCGAAAGCACCTGCCGGGTGATCAACAAGTACGGCATCACCAACCTCACCGGTTCGCCAACGGCTTATCGCTTGCTGATTGCCGGCGGCGACGCGTTCGCCAAGTCGATCAAAGGCAAATTGCGCATCGTCAGCAGCGCCGGCGAACCGCTGAACCCGGAAGTGATCCGCTGGTTCGCCGACAACCTCGACGTGGTCATTCACGACCATTACGGCCAGACCGAACTGGGCATGGTGCTGTGCAACCACCACGGTCTCGACCACGCGGTTCACGTCGGCGCCGCCGGATTCGCATCGCCGGGCCATCGCATCGTCGTGCTCGATGACCAGTACAACGAACTCGGTGTCGGTCAGCCGGGCATTCTTGCCATCGACCGGCCGCAATCGCCGATGTGCTGGTTCGGTGGCTACGAAGGCGCGCCGACCAAAGCCTTCGTCGGCGATTACTACCTCAGCGGCGATACCGTGGAATGGAACCCGGACGGCAGCATCAGCTTCGTCGGCCGCAGTGATGACGTGATCACGACCTCCGGCTATCGCGTCGGCCCGTTCGATGTTGAAAGTGCGTTGATCGAGCACCCGGCGGTGGTCGAAGCGGCGGTGGTCGGCAAGCCCGATCCGGAGCGCACCGAACTGGTCAAAGCCTTTGTGGTGCTGAGTGCGCAATACCGCGCCGCGCCGGAGTTGGCCGAAGAACTGCGCCAACACGTACGCAAGCGTCTGGCCGCGCATTCATACCCGCGTGAAATCGAATTTGTCAGCGAATTGCCCAAGACCCCCAGTGGCAAATTGCAGCGCTTTATCTTGCGCAACCAGGAAATCGCCAAGGCTCAAGAGGCTGCGGCGCATAACGTTTCAGCTTGA
- a CDS encoding acetyl-CoA C-acyltransferase: MTISNDPIVIVSAVRTPMGGFQGELKSLTAPQLGAAAIKAAVERAGVASDAVDEVLFGCVLPAGLGQAPARQAALGAGLDKSTRCTTVNKMCGSGMETTILAHDMLVAGSADVVIAGGMESMSNSPYLLDRARAGYRMGHGRVLDSMFLDGLEDAYDKGRLMGTFAEDCAETNGFSREAQDAFAIASTTRAQQAIKDGSFKDEIVPLTVTVGKEQVLISHDEQPPKAKLDKVASLKPAFREGGTVTAANSSSISDGAAALVLMRQSQAQKLGLKPLAVIHGHAAFADTPGLFPVAPIGAIKKLIKKTGWSLGDVNLFEVNEAFAVVGMAAMTHLEIPHDKLNVHGGACALGHPIGASGARILVTLLSALRQRKQKRGIAAICIGGGEATAMAVECLY; encoded by the coding sequence ATGACTATTTCCAACGATCCGATTGTTATCGTCAGCGCCGTGCGCACGCCAATGGGCGGTTTTCAGGGCGAATTGAAAAGCCTCACTGCACCGCAATTGGGTGCTGCCGCGATCAAGGCTGCGGTTGAACGCGCCGGTGTCGCCAGCGACGCGGTTGATGAAGTGCTGTTTGGTTGCGTGCTGCCGGCCGGCCTCGGTCAGGCACCCGCGCGTCAGGCCGCACTGGGCGCCGGGCTGGATAAATCGACACGTTGCACCACGGTCAACAAGATGTGCGGTTCGGGCATGGAAACCACCATTCTGGCTCACGACATGCTGGTGGCTGGCAGTGCCGACGTGGTGATAGCCGGTGGCATGGAAAGCATGTCCAACTCGCCGTATCTGCTGGATCGCGCGCGTGCCGGTTACCGCATGGGCCATGGCCGTGTGCTTGACTCGATGTTCCTCGACGGCCTCGAAGACGCCTACGACAAGGGCCGCCTGATGGGCACCTTCGCCGAAGACTGCGCCGAAACCAACGGCTTCAGTCGGGAAGCGCAGGATGCCTTTGCTATCGCTTCGACCACGCGCGCGCAGCAGGCGATCAAGGATGGCAGTTTCAAGGACGAAATCGTCCCGCTGACCGTGACCGTCGGCAAAGAACAGGTGTTGATCAGCCATGACGAGCAGCCACCGAAAGCCAAACTGGACAAGGTCGCCTCGCTGAAACCGGCGTTCCGCGAAGGCGGCACGGTGACTGCAGCGAACTCCAGTTCGATTTCTGACGGCGCGGCGGCGCTGGTGCTGATGCGTCAGTCGCAGGCGCAGAAGCTCGGACTGAAACCGTTGGCCGTGATCCATGGTCATGCCGCGTTCGCTGATACTCCCGGTCTGTTCCCGGTGGCGCCGATTGGCGCGATCAAGAAGCTGATCAAGAAAACCGGTTGGTCGCTGGGTGATGTCAATCTGTTCGAAGTGAACGAAGCGTTTGCCGTGGTCGGCATGGCGGCGATGACGCACCTGGAAATTCCCCACGACAAGTTGAATGTGCATGGCGGTGCCTGTGCCCTGGGCCATCCGATCGGCGCATCGGGGGCGCGGATTCTGGTGACGTTGCTGTCGGCGCTGCGCCAGAGAAAACAAAAACGCGGCATTGCGGCGATTTGCATCGGCGGCGGCGAAGCCACGGCGATGGCTGTGGAATGCCTCTACTAA
- the efeU gene encoding iron uptake transporter permease EfeU: MLVPFLIMLREGIEAALIVGIIASYLQQTGRGQWMPAVWIGVFLAAALALLVGGGLELVSAEFPQKQQELFEGIVGLVAVGILSSMVFWMRKVARSIKHSLQASLDHALTSSKHQVIALIAMVFFAVAREGLETVFFLLAVFQQSEGPGAPIGALLGLILAIIVGFLIYSGSMRLNLSAFFKWTGLFILVVAAGILANSVQALHEAGLWNHLQTVLFDFSATLPMDGPLGSVLAGMFGYQDAPTVSTLGAYLLYLLVALVMFFFPAPKPPAQTSSVSSQ; encoded by the coding sequence ATGCTCGTTCCCTTTCTGATCATGCTGCGCGAAGGCATTGAAGCCGCGCTGATCGTTGGCATCATCGCCAGCTACCTGCAACAGACCGGCCGTGGCCAGTGGATGCCTGCTGTGTGGATCGGCGTGTTTCTCGCCGCTGCGCTGGCGCTGCTGGTCGGTGGTGGCCTGGAACTGGTCAGCGCCGAATTCCCGCAAAAACAGCAGGAACTGTTCGAAGGCATCGTCGGCCTGGTAGCCGTGGGTATTCTCAGTTCCATGGTGTTCTGGATGCGCAAGGTTGCGCGCTCGATCAAGCATTCGCTGCAAGCCTCGCTGGATCACGCGCTGACTTCTTCGAAGCATCAGGTCATTGCGCTGATCGCCATGGTCTTCTTCGCCGTTGCCCGTGAAGGTCTGGAAACCGTGTTTTTCCTCCTCGCCGTATTCCAGCAGAGCGAAGGCCCGGGCGCGCCGATCGGTGCCCTGCTCGGGCTGATTCTGGCGATCATCGTCGGTTTCCTGATCTACAGCGGCAGCATGCGCCTCAATCTTTCGGCGTTCTTCAAGTGGACCGGCCTGTTCATTCTGGTGGTCGCCGCCGGGATCCTCGCCAACTCGGTGCAGGCCCTGCATGAAGCCGGGCTGTGGAATCACCTGCAAACCGTGCTGTTCGACTTCAGTGCGACGCTGCCGATGGATGGCCCGTTGGGCTCGGTGCTGGCCGGCATGTTCGGTTATCAGGATGCGCCGACCGTCAGCACCCTCGGCGCGTATCTGCTTTATCTGCTGGTGGCGCTGGTGATGTTCTTTTTCCCGGCGCCAAAGCCTCCCGCACAAACGTCTTCCGTTTCCAGCCAATAA
- a CDS encoding enoyl-CoA hydratase, translated as MTYETILLETHGRVGLITLNRPQALNALNAQLVSEVNQALDALEADVNIGCIVLTGSKKAFAAGADIKEMAELTYPQIYMDDLFSDSDRVANRRKPIIAAVNGFALGGGCELALMCDFILAGDNAKFGQPEINLGVLPGMGGTQRLTRAVGKAKAMEMCLSGRLIDAVEAERCGIVARIVPSDELLDEALKVATVIASKSLPIAMMVKESVNRAFEVNLTEGVRFERRVFHAAFATQDQKEGMAAFISKREAEFKGK; from the coding sequence ATGACTTACGAAACCATTCTGCTGGAAACCCACGGCCGCGTTGGCCTGATCACCCTGAACCGCCCGCAAGCGCTGAATGCCCTGAATGCGCAACTGGTCAGCGAAGTGAACCAGGCCCTTGATGCGCTGGAAGCCGATGTGAACATCGGTTGCATCGTCCTCACTGGCTCGAAAAAGGCCTTTGCCGCCGGCGCCGACATCAAGGAAATGGCCGAGCTGACCTACCCGCAGATCTACATGGACGACCTGTTCAGCGACAGCGATCGCGTGGCTAACCGCCGTAAGCCGATCATCGCGGCGGTCAACGGTTTCGCCCTCGGCGGTGGCTGTGAACTGGCGTTGATGTGCGACTTCATTCTGGCCGGTGACAACGCAAAATTCGGTCAACCGGAAATCAATCTCGGTGTGTTGCCGGGCATGGGCGGCACCCAGCGCCTGACTCGCGCCGTCGGCAAGGCGAAAGCCATGGAAATGTGCCTGAGCGGGCGCTTGATTGATGCGGTTGAAGCTGAGCGGTGCGGCATTGTCGCGCGGATTGTACCGAGCGATGAGTTGCTGGACGAAGCGCTGAAGGTGGCGACGGTGATTGCCAGCAAGTCGCTGCCGATTGCGATGATGGTCAAAGAGAGCGTGAATCGTGCCTTTGAAGTGAACCTGACTGAGGGCGTGCGCTTTGAGCGTCGGGTGTTCCATGCGGCGTTTGCCACGCAGGATCAGAAGGAAGGGATGGCGGCGTTCATTTCCAAGCGTGAGGCTGAGTTCAAGGGCAAGTAA